One Setaria viridis chromosome 7, Setaria_viridis_v4.0, whole genome shotgun sequence genomic region harbors:
- the LOC117862790 gene encoding protein G1-like4, whose translation MDMSSNPDSPSSGGGSGGGMGSSSGGASPSVGSMTPQSPSRYEAQKRRDWNTFGQYLRNHRPPLSLAQCSGAHVLEFLRYLDQFGKTKVHGAACPFFGHPNPPAPCPCPLRQAWGSLDALVGRLRAAFEENGGRPESNPFAARAVRLYLREVREHQARARGVSYEKKKRKKPQQLPGDGSGLHGHPHQPPPPPPAGAAC comes from the coding sequence ATGGACATGTCGTCGAACCCCGACAGCCCCTCGTCgggagggggcagcggcggcggcatggggtcgagcagcggcggcgcgtcgccgtCCGTTGGCTCGATGACGCCGCAGTCGCCGAGCCGGTACGAGGCGCAGAAGCGGCGCGACTGGAACACGTTCGGGCAGTACCTGCGGaaccaccggccgccgctgaGCCTGGCGCAGTGCAGCGGCGCCCACGTCCTCGAGTTCCTCCGCTACCTGGACCAGTTCGGCAAGACCAAGGTGCACGGCGCGGCGTGCCCCTTCTTCGGCCACCCgaacccgccggcgccgtgcccCTGCCCACTCCGCCAGGCCTGGGGCAGCCTCGACGCCCtcgtcggccgcctccgcgccgccttcGAGGAGAACGGCGGCCGCCCGGAGTCCAACCCCTtcgccgcgcgcgccgtccgCCTCTACCTCCGCGAGGTCCGCGAGCACCAGGCCCGCGCCCGCGGCGTCAGCTACGAGAAGAAGAAGCGCAAGAAGCCGCAGCAGCTGCCGGGCGACGGCAGCGGCCTCCACGGCCACccccaccagccgccgccacccccgcccgccggcgccgcctgctGA
- the LOC117863984 gene encoding low-specificity L-threonine aldolase 1 — protein MVTKVVDLRSDTVTKPTEAMRAAMAAADVDDDVLGADPTAQRFEAEMAKLMGKEAALFVPSGTMANLVSVLVHCDVRGSEVILGDNSHIHIYENGGISTIGGVHPRTVKNNPDGTMDIDKIVAAIRNRAGALLYPTTRLICLENTHANCGGKCLSAEYTDKVGEVAKSHGLKLHIDGARIFNASVALGVPVDRLVKAADSVSVCLSKGLGAPVGSVIVGSQAFIDKAKILRKTLGGGMRQIGVVCAAAYVAVRDTVGKLADDHRKAKALAEGLKKIKQFKVDSASVETNMVFFDIMDPRISPDRLCQVLEQRNVLAMPASSKSMRFVLHYQISDSDVKYALTCVEKAVEELLKGSTKFEHLTNGFTKHSYGH, from the exons ATGGTGACCAAGGTGGTGGACCTGCGGTCGGACACGGTCACCAAGCCCACGGAGGCCATGCGCGCAGCCATGGCCGCGGccgacgtcgacgacgacgtccTGGGCGCCGACCCGACCGCGCAGCGATTCGAGGCGGAGATGGCCAAGCTCATGGGCAAGGAGGCCGCGCTCTTCGTGCCCTCGGGCACCATGGCCAACCTCGTCTCCGTCCTCGTGCACTGCGACGTCCGGGGCAGCGAGGTCATCCTCGGCGACAACTCGCACATCCACATCTACGAGAATGGGGGCATCTCCACCATCGGCGGCGTGCACCCCAGGACCGTCAAGAACAACCCCGACGGCACCATGGACATCGACAAGATCGTCGCTGCCATTAGGAACCGGGCCGGGGCGCTGTTGTACCCGACGACCAGGTTGATCTGCTTGGAGAACACACATGCAAA TTGTGGTGGGAAATGTTTGTCTGCAGAATACACTGATAAGGTTGGAGAAGTTGCCAAGAGTCATGGCCTGAAGCTCCATATTGACGGAGCACGCATTTTTAACGCCTCTGTG GCACTTGGAGTTCCTGTAGATAGACTCGTGAAAGCTGCTGATTCAGTTTCG GTATGCCTATCAAAAGGTTTAGGCGCCCCCGTTGGATCAGTTATCGTTGGTTCGCAGGCCTTCATTGACAAG GCAAAAATTCTTAGGAAGACCCTAGGTGGTGGAATGAGGCAGATTGGTGTTGTTTGTGCTGCTGCTTATGTTGCCGTTCGTGACACTGTGGGAAAGCTTGCGGATGACCACAGAAAGGCTAAAGCTTTAgcag AGGGACTGAAGAAAATTAAACAGTTTAAAGTGGATTCAGCTTCGGTCGAGACCAATATG GTATTCTTTGATATCATGGATCCACGCATATCACCTGATAGATTATGTCAAGTCTTGGAACAACGTAATGTGCTTGCAATGCCAGCGAGTTCAAAAAG TATGAGGTTCGTCCTCCATTACCAAATTTCAGATAGTGATGTTAAGTACGCGTTGACATGTGTCGAG AAAGCTGTTGAAGAGCTACTGAAGGGCAGTACCAAATTCGAGCATTTGACAAATGGCTTTACCAAACACTCGTATGGGCACTAG
- the LOC117865179 gene encoding uncharacterized protein yields MAAVAVDAVPATQGSSATAAVAVVTASALAGVSAVVCISVSVPGLLGYYSTFAFYLATFARGVWPDRVDAVLGPLGAYVRRKALLARADLRLLRAHPATAPVCAGAEECARRARAAVAGWADGARRRVEAKWREHKDAAGAALFVLRLVGCLVRLAATALLDAACEQAKTKAPSVLGYLRSVIHGIRSPTSSCKKGDEAEAEEEDEDAGFVFRDVVCLIGIPFYLLFSIQLIKRSINIITGMQFYGACLATTCGLAVLVADWIDPPDDDDSDEADTTGDSPDDAADTATPEEAKLHAELEVRGSWQFMRVLIFIAFCADAYLLHVTFGPQPLALALLAVCNLEVLNLGREVQLTPDDDGEGAEGPAEGVGGAVDEWRCGAVTVFAASSVKVLIIYLVLDFFMAALSFLWVCAMADLLLAEEESLLELLDASGDDEDREENAGSGEGISGVVEEGADEARAEEHTDTSSSEDEEEDYTLQEHCDSSEVHSNTTSLEDEEEDALEKQHCDSSEEHDEHLKEQREEEPDCSGGGSMDDGWDLVEVDPEMPVKDETGVNRKSFRLFPWK; encoded by the coding sequence atggccgccgtcgccgttgaCGCCGTCCCGGCAACCCAAGGCAGCAGCGCCacggccgccgtggccgtcgtCACTGCTTCTGCCCTCGCCGGCGTCTCTGCCGTCGTCTGCATCTCCGTGAGCGTGCCCGGGCTCCTGGGGTACTACTCCACGTTCGCCTTCTACCTGGCCACGTTCGCCCGCGGGGTGTGGCCAGATCGCGTCGACGCCGTCCTGGGCCCGCTGGGCGCCTACGTGCGGCGGAAGGCGCTGCTCGCGCGCGCCGACCTCCGGCTCCTGCGCGCCCACCCCGCGACCGCGCCCGTCTGCGCCGGAGCCGAGGagtgcgcgcgccgcgcccgcgccgccgtcgccggatgGGCGGACGgcgcgaggaggagggtggAGGCCAAGTGGAGAGAGCAcaaggacgccgccggcgcggcgttgttcgtgctccgcctcgtcgggtGCCTGGTCCGTCTAGCCGCGACCGCGCTGCTCGACGCGGCGTGCGAGCAAGCCAAGACCAAAGCCCCTTCGGTGCTGGGATACTTGAGAAGCGTGATTCACGGGATCAGGTCGCCGACTTCGTCGTGCAAGAaaggcgacgaggcggaggcagaggaggaggacgaggacgccgGCTTCGTGTTCAGGGACGTCGTGTGCCTCATCGGGATCCCGTTCTACCTCCTGTTCAGCATCCAGTTGATCAAAAGATCCATCAACATCATCACCGGAATGCAGTTCTACGGCGCGTGCTTGGCGACAACGTGTGGCTTGGCGGTGCTGGTAGCTGACTGGATTGACCCCCCGGACGATGACGATTCCGACGAAGCCGACACTACCGGCGACAGTCCCGACGACGCGGCCGACACAGCTACGCCGGAGGAGGCAAAGCTACATGCGGAGCTCGAAGTGCGCGGGTCTTGGCAGTTCATGCGGGTTCTGATCTTCATCGCGTTCTGCGCCGACGCTTACCTCCTCCACGTCACGTTCGGCCCGCAGCCTCTAGCGCTCGCGCTCTTGGCCGTCTGCAACTTGGAAGTGCTCAACCTTGGCAGGGAAGTCCAGCTGACGCCGGACGACGACGGGGAGGGAGCCGAGGGACCGGCAGAAGGCGTGGGTGGTGCCGTCGACGAGTGGCGGTGTGGTGCAGTGACGGTGTTCGCGGCGTCCAGCGTCAAGGTCCTTATCATCTACCTCGTGCTCGACTTCTTCATGGCCGCGCTAAGCTTCTTGTGGGTTTGCGCCATGGCGGACCTCCTGCTGGccgaagaggaaagcctcttgGAGTTGTTGGATGCCTCCGGCGACGACGAAGATAGGGAGGAGAATGCTGGTTCCGGCGAGGGCATCAGTGGAGTTGTGGAAGAAGGGGCTGATGAGGCCAGGGCAGAAGAGCATACCGACACGAGCTCATcagaggatgaagaggaagattATACTCTGCAGGAGCACTGCGACAGTTCAGAAGTGCATTCCAACACGACCTCATtagaggatgaagaggaagatgcTCTGGAGAAGCAGCATTGCGATAGTTCAGAAGAGCATGATGAGCATCTCAAGGAGCAGCGAGAGGAAGAACCGGACTGCAGCGGAGGTGGCAGCATGGACGACGGCTGGGACTTGGTAGAGGTCGACCCGGAGATGCCGGTCAAAGATGAGACTGGCGTCAACCGGAAGTCGTTCAGGCTTTTCCCATGGAAGTAG
- the LOC117863985 gene encoding probable low-specificity L-threonine aldolase 2, which produces MASKVVDLRSDTVTKPSDAMRAAMAAAVVDDDVVGVDPTAQQFQEEMAALMGKEAALFVPSGTMGNLISVLVHCDVRGSEVILGDDSHIHVYENGGISTIGGVHPKTVRNNPDGTMDIDKIVAAIRHPDLHYPTTRLICLENTHGNCGGKCLSVEYIDKVGEIAKNHDLKLHIDGARIFNASVALGVPVDRLVKAADSVSVCLSKGLGAPVGSVIVGSKAFIDKARILRKTLGGGMRQVGVLCAAAQVAVRDTLGKLEDDHRKAKALAEGLKKIKHITVDPASVETNMVFFDITNPRISPDNLCQVLEQHNVLAMPASSKSIRFVLHYQISDNDVQYALTSVEKAIEELLKGGTNLDQLTNGTTRSSYGH; this is translated from the exons ATGGCGAGCAAGGTGGTGGACCTCCGGTCGGACACGGTCACCAAGCCCTCCGATGCCATGCgggccgccatggccgcggccgtcgtcgacgacgacgtcgtgggCGTGGACCCGACCGCGCAGCAGTTCCAGGAGGAGATGGCCGCGCTCATGGGCAAGGAGGCCGCGCTGTTCGTGCCCTCGGGCACCATGGGCAACCTCATCTCCGTCCTCGTGCACTGCGACGTCAGGGGCAGCGAGGTCATCCTCGGCGACGACTCCCATATCCACGTCTACGAGAACGGGGGCATCTCCACCATCGGCGGCGTGCACCCCAAGACCGTCAGGAACAACCCCGATGGCACCATGGATATTGACAAGATCGTCGCGGCCATCAGGCATCCGGATCTGCATTACCCGACGACCAGGCTCATCTGCTTGGAGAACACACATGGGAA TTGTGGTGGAAAATGTTTATCTGTAGAATACATTGATAAGGTCGGTGAAATTGCCAAGAATCATGACCTCAAGCTTCATATTGATGGAGCTCGAATTTTTAACGCCTCTGTG GCACTGGGAGTCCCTGTAGACAGACTTGTGAAAGCTGCCGATTCTGTTTCG GTATGCCTATCTAAAGGGTTAGGTGCCCCCGTTGGATCAGTTATTGTTGGATCAAAGGCCTTCATTGACAAG GCCAGAATTCTTAGGAAGACCCTAGGTGGTGGAATGAGGCAGGTTGGAGTTCTCTGTGCTGCTGCTCAAGTAGCCGTTCGTGACACTTTGGGAAAGCTTGAGGATGACCACAGAAAGGCTAAAGCTTTGGCAG AGGGACTGAAGAAAATTAAACATATTACAGTGGATCCAGCTTCTGTCGAGACCAATATG GTGTTCTTTGATATCACCAATCCACGAATATCACCTGACAATCTATGCCAAGTCTTGGAACAGCACAATGTTCTTGCAATGCCAGCAAGTTCAAAAAG TATCAGGTTCGTCCTCCATTACCAAATTTCAGACAACGATGTTCAATATGCACTGACAAGTGTCGAG AAAGCTATTGAAGAGCTACTGAAGGGTGGAACAAACTTGGATCAACTGACAAATGGTACTACGAGAAGTTCATATGGGCACTAG